Within Nosocomiicoccus ampullae, the genomic segment GCATTATAATTGTGTCTCACACCAATTAATTTCTCTTCAATATCGCTAATTTCTCCAATTCCAAAGAAATCTCCGAAAATTGCTGCGTGTTCAATTATTCCTTTTTGTACTTCTAAACGAACGTCTAATAGTCCAGCATCAAACTTATGGTTTGCTTCAAAGTTATAATGCGGATTTCTACCAAAATTCCATTCATCTGTTTGATACTTTTCTTTAGATAATTTCATAATTTTTTCCCAATCTTCGTCGTTTAGCTTATACTCTTCAATTTCTTCTTGACTGCCGAAGATTTTTTCTAGAATAAGTCTCTTAAATCGGTCAATATCGAGTGGTTCATCTAAAAATTCATTCACATTACCTACTCGGCTTCTCACTGATTTAATCCCTTTAGATTCAATCTTTTTAGGATTTACTTTTAGTGAATTTTGCACCGCTTCTAAGTCACTACCTAACATAATTGTGCCGTGACTAAACATTCTTCCTTTAATAGAAACCATTGCGTTCCCTGAAATCTTTTTACCATTTACTTCTATGTCGTTTCTACCAGCAAGTTCAGCAGGTACACCTAAATCGTTTAATACATCGACAATCGGTTGCGTGAACTTTTTAAAGTTATGGAAACTATTGCCATCATCTTCAGTCACAAAGCTAAAGTTTAAGTTATTTTCATCGTGGTATACTGCTCCGCCACCACTCACTCTACGAACAACTTTAATACCGTTTTCTCGCGTATATTTCTCGTTAATCTCTTCAACTGTATTTTGGTTTTTACCAATGATAATTGACGGTTGGTTAACGTAAAATAAGAAATAAGAATCATCTGTTGGAATCTCTCTTAAAACGTACTCTTCCATTGCTAAGTTAATCATTGGATCATAAATATTATTATTCGATATAAATTTCATTGTTTTCCTCCATAAAAAAATCAGACTTACTGTTATTATAACAAGTAAGCCTGATTTAAACATTTAACTGATTATTTCATGTGCAGTATCTTTCGCAGTTTTTACACAATCTGGTAATCCAACTGCATAATGCGGTGCACCGATTAAATATAGCCCTGGATAATTCTCTTTAAAATAAGCATGTATTTTATCGATCATTTCTTTATGACCAACTAAATAGTTTGGTGCTGCGTCTGGCATTCGTGTAATAATATGAAATTCTGGTTCTCCTTCAATATTCATAATTTTATTTAAATCACGTTTGACAGCGTCTAAAATTTCTTCATCTGCGCCGTTTTTAATCAAATGATTTAACTTTTCATGATTCGGTTTACCAATATATGCACGGAGTAACGCTTTTCCTTTTGGGGTAGAATGCGCCCATTTTTTGTTTGTCCACGTACAAGCGGTCATTGCCATATCATCTTCTTGGCGATTAATTACAAACCCTGTACCGTCTAAGTCATTTTTAACTTGAGACTCATCAAAACATAGGACAACATTCGCAACTGTCGTCGCTTTCATATGGTTAAAGTACTCTAACATCGGTTCGTCGATTAAATCTTTATAAGAAAAGTGCATCGTAGCAACGATAACATCACTATACTCTTTTTTACTACTATCAACTGACACTATATAACTATTTGTTAATTTATCGATTTTTTCTACTGGAGTATTTAAGTAAATATTACCACCTTGTGACTCAACAACTTCTTTTAGGCGGTCGATAAAGGACTCAAGCCCATTTTTAAATTGGAAGAACATACCTTGCTTTTTACCTTCAGTTGTTGCTTT encodes:
- a CDS encoding lipoate--protein ligase, whose product is MKFISNNNIYDPMINLAMEEYVLREIPTDDSYFLFYVNQPSIIIGKNQNTVEEINEKYTRENGIKVVRRVSGGGAVYHDENNLNFSFVTEDDGNSFHNFKKFTQPIVDVLNDLGVPAELAGRNDIEVNGKKISGNAMVSIKGRMFSHGTIMLGSDLEAVQNSLKVNPKKIESKGIKSVRSRVGNVNEFLDEPLDIDRFKRLILEKIFGSQEEIEEYKLNDEDWEKIMKLSKEKYQTDEWNFGRNPHYNFEANHKFDAGLLDVRLEVQKGIIEHAAIFGDFFGIGEISDIEEKLIGVRHNYNAIDEALEDIDIPHYLGRITREEFLELIV
- the hemG gene encoding protoporphyrinogen oxidase produces the protein MKKVCIVGGGITGLSAAYYLTKEGVPVDLYEASERLGGKVKTYRKNGFVIEQGAESYISRKPELTDLAIEIGMEEDLVRNLTGQSFIYSNGSLSPVPKNTILGVPTTKEAIEETELLSRKGKTRALLDYQIPVVEMHGDISAGDFFKKRLGEEVATNMIEPLLGGVYSTALDEMSLMSTYPFFKEEEERYGSLIKGMYERKNRTKDNQSAKATTEGKKQGMFFQFKNGLESFIDRLKEVVESQGGNIYLNTPVEKIDKLTNSYIVSVDSSKKEYSDVIVATMHFSYKDLIDEPMLEYFNHMKATTVANVVLCFDESQVKNDLDGTGFVINRQEDDMAMTACTWTNKKWAHSTPKGKALLRAYIGKPNHEKLNHLIKNGADEEILDAVKRDLNKIMNIEGEPEFHIITRMPDAAPNYLVGHKEMIDKIHAYFKENYPGLYLIGAPHYAVGLPDCVKTAKDTAHEIIS